One stretch of Zingiber officinale cultivar Zhangliang chromosome 6B, Zo_v1.1, whole genome shotgun sequence DNA includes these proteins:
- the LOC121991381 gene encoding uncharacterized protein LOC121991381 — protein sequence MARLLRDRHHHHDLLLLADEIEPFWCYRCCEMGLGARYACVERCGHVLHKDCANPGEILTHPFFPDCTFHFLEASKPNRRCDACGGDVNGYVYHCFKQGWDLHPCCANLKHRKLVEAEEGDGSMLLTLHRRERSECFVCGKKTLNRKASSWTYVSECGKYHFHVACMKKEAIEAVEEGRGQEIEKLANKLSVAGKRSRKASKFENMAKIVKTAIGFVMAAVFGDPSTLLISVMTTLFSNNG from the coding sequence ATGGCTCGGCTGCTCCGTGATCGCCATCACCACCACGACCTGCTGCTACTGGCCGACGAAATAGAGCCTTTCTGGTGTTACAGGTGCTGCGAGATGGGTCTCGGCGCTCGATACGCCTGCGTCGAGCGGTGCGGCCATGTTCTCCACAAGGACTGCGCAAACCCCGGGGAAATCCTCACGCATCCTTTCTTCCCCGACTGCACCTTCCACTTCCTCGAGGCGAGTAAACCCAACCGCCGGTGCGACGCCTGCGGCGGGGACGTTAACGGCTACGTCTACCACTGCTTCAAGCAAGGCTGGGACTTGCACCCCTGCTGCGCCAACCTCAAGCATCGTAAGCTCGTCGAAGCAGAGGAAGGAGACGGAAGCATGCTGTTGACTCTCCACCGCAGGGAGCGGTCTGAGTGCTTCGTCTGTGGCAAGAAGACGCTGAACAGGAAGGCCAGCAGCTGGACGTACGTGTCGGAGTGCGGGAAGTACCACTTCCATGTGGCCTGCATGAAGAAAGAGGCGATTGAGGCTGTGGAGGAGGGCAGAGGGCAGGAGATTGAGAAGCTGGCGAATAAATTGTCGGTTGCTGGTAAGAGAAGCAGAAAGGCAAGTAAATTTGAAAACATGGCGAAGATCGTGAAGACTGCCATCGGATTCGTGATGGCCGCCGTCTTCGGAGATCCGAGCACACTTCTCATCTCCGTTATGACCACCCTCTTCAGTAATAATGGATAG